The Oryza brachyantha chromosome 6, ObraRS2, whole genome shotgun sequence region ATTTGCACTGAATCAATTGAAAGCGAATTTTGCTAGACCAAGACCAACTTTAGTATATCCACGTCATAAAATCCAATATTCCTTGTAGCCTTCTTTCCCATTATTAGATGGGGCGAACTATAAAagagtgaaattttctttgGATCCTTCCTTACCAAAGTTTTACGTTAATCCCCTTCAGCCAGCACATTACATGCAATCCGGTTATCGGTTCGGACTTTCTCTCGAGCAAATTCAAAACGATCCCATCACATTATTGAATGAATTTATTTGCAGTGCCGAAGTAGACTCGGCTTAAATTCGTTTCGAACATGAGCCTAAATACCAAGGCCAACTTGATTTCATTGGGCCATGTTCGGCTCCCTCTTACCACCCTCCATATCCATCATTTTCCGCGCACACGTTTCCCGaaagttgtatttttttaaattttttatagtaaagttgttttaaaaaaccatattaatctattttatattttttataattaataattaattaatcatatattaatctatatatacGTTTCCGCGTCGGATAACTGACCCCGATTTTCGCTCAATCGAACAGGCCCTGGTAGAGAGAATCTCAGGTCCACATAGCAAAGCCTAGAACGAAACATAAAAGGGAAATGCTAAACcatatttgacaaaacaaATGTAGGCAAAGTCTTTTGGATTTCTAACATCGGATCCACTTCACGATTCATGTCCCAATGACCCCACTTCTACTTTCCCCAATTTTAGGGATAAGCTTCGGAACGGCAACGGAGTTAGGGTTAAGAATATGGTTAAGAATAGTTCTGATGGTGGTGGAgagggagaaaagagagattccatgactaaggccgcgttcttgccccatataaattaacttatcttTCTCGTTTTCggcacgcacgcttcccgaactgctaaacggtgtattttttgtaaaaattttatatagaaaaattgttttaaaaaatcatattaatctattttgtattttttaaataattaattaatcatatactaattcattactatgttttttgtgttagatataagttaacttacgcCCACTtgaccgaacgcggcctaattAAGAGCTGGGGCAAGGGAAGACGCATGGGAGCGGCACACGCCATCACTAGCTTATGGAGGTAAAATGAGGGTTAAAGTCACTTGCGTGTATGTGTGGGGACGAAGGGGGGAGGTGTTTCACCAATATCATTAGTGTCTTGTTGTGCTGCCATGGTTGGACGGTGGCGGTGAAGGCGAGCAGTCACTCGGGTTTCTACAACCTTGTGGGAGTTTaaaggaggggagaggggaggaaaaggttagagcatctctaataacttatttaaatttgaccatctatatctttattttgaagataatctaaaataattttatctttcatatcaCTTTGTACTTCAGcatatcatctatatatgacatcctccatatctatttggaggattggagagaacatctaaatatagagtttctctctcctaatatagatgacatccaaaaatagatgataggatagatgttctgctggagctcaaattttactcttcatcctctattgcTAGGATAAAAGATGGGATGgataagctgttggggatgtTTTTAAGGGTGTATgtttagagcatcttcaacaactcatctaaatttggttatccatatattcatttggatgatcatctaaattagtttcatcctttatatctctatgtactccactagatcattcatatatgacatcctctatatctctttgtaggatagagagagatcatccaaatatgaaggttctctcttaatatggatgacatctaaaaatagatgatacgATAACCGTTTTGCTgaagctcaatttgtagtcttcatcctctattttcaggatagaggatAGGATAGATGAGcagttggggatgctcttacatGTAATGTGTTAGGCATaaatttttcctcttttgcAATATGCATATTTCCCTAACCACTAAACAattgaaagttgttttaaaaaatcaaatcaatttatttttcaacgtTGTAAAAGTTAATCCTCAATTAATTATACGctaataattttctttgttttaccTGCACTGATTAATTATACACTAATAACTTTTGATGTTTTAAGTGCGCTGATTAGACCCGCTGAAATGTTCAGCTGCGAACGACCCCTCCGTTCATTGCACATGGATATTAAAGCATATCCAAACAGTTCAAAAAATCGCACGGCGTGTATCGGTGCATTTGGCCACATATTACGTAGACATGCCTGGCGTAAACAACAAGCCGAGCTAGCGAGCACCCATCCGTTAATCTGCAAGAAACTCCAAATTCCCAAACACCGATGATCCACTGGCGCGTTGCCGGGGCGAGCCCAAACCCGGCCACTGTTGCCGTCGGCATGGCGCCCTCAGAGACGGCCTCACACGTACGACTCGCCTCGCCCTCCCTTCCCGCCACGTGCCCGtctcccttctctcctcctcctctcaccTGACGACCTggcccttcttcttcctctgatCGATCCTCTCTATAAAATGCAGCTCCGGTGCACCCGCCGGTCTCACCTGGAACAGAGACACCCAGGCATCAGGCCGGCCGCCGTCACGCGGAAGAACTGAGTGAACGAGCCATCGCGTCTTGCTGCAGCTGGAGCTAGAAGGGGTGTTTGCGTGCGATGGGGAGGCAGCCGTGCTGCGACAAGGTGGGACTGAAGAAGGGGCCgtggacggcggaggaggaccaGAAGCTCGTCGGTTTCCTCCTCACCCACGGCCACTGCTGCTGGCGGGTCGTCCCCAAGCTCGCAGGTGAGGAGCTGCTTGTTGCTGGCCATTGATGCCCATACGCGAATGCATGTGAGGGGTGCAAGACGGAATCTTGACGGTGCCATGCGTGGTGGTGCTCTTGTAGGGTTGCTGAGGTGCGGGAAGAGCTGCAGGCTGAGGTGGACCAACTACCTGAGGCCCGACCTCAAGAGGGGCCTCCtctccgacgacgaggagcggcTCGTCATCGAGCTGCACAAGCAGCTCGGCAACAGGTGTGTGGCatgctgtgtgtgtgtgagcgCACGTTCATGGGCGTCGTCTCCGTCGTGGTCGCATGAATTAATGCTGTGATGGCGCAGGTGGTCCAAGATCGCGGCGCGGCTCCCCGGGAGGACGGACAACGAGATCAAGAACCACTGGAACACGCACATCAAGAAGAAGCTCCGCAAGATAGGCATCGACCCAGTCACCCACCAGGTGTTGGAGCCGCCTCGTCCTCCGCCGTGCGAGCAGGACgccacgccaccgccaccggagCCCCCGGAGCAGCaagggccgccgccgcctcaagAGCAGCAGGGCGGCGATATAATGCGGGAGGCCGATGGgaatgaggaggaggaggagccttCGCCGTTGATCGAGCTGCACGAGAtgacagcgccgccgccgcctccggcgttggcggcggccgagggtgCCACAAGCACCTGCTCTGTTTCCCCTGCTTCGGTGCTCTCCCcgtcctgctcctcctcggcggtgTCAGGCGTGGACGTGACGGAGTGGCCGGAGCCCATGTACCTGTTCGGCATGGACGGCATCATGGACGTCGGCTGGGACGGCCTCATctccgacgccggcgtcgacgtcgaccCGTTCGCCCATTACTACCATGACGCCGGCTTCGACGATCAAGACGTCTGGATCATCTGACGCGATCCCAGCAATGTACATAGACGAATTCTcttcgtctcctcctcctcgcgccaATTCCTAGCTAGCTTAGTAGCTCAGCTTTCCATGTGTTTTTCCCTCCCCCAAACTTTTCTTGGAGAGAATGCATGCAAGGCCATGGTTGTTGCACCGAATGttgacagaaaaacaaaaacggGTGCGACGAGCGCGACCCCCGTGCTGTGCTCCATCCCAGCAGCATGCAAAGGCGCGATGCGTTTTCTTGCTTGcagctagctcggctcgggcgcggcggagcggacGCGGACGCGGACGCGGCAGCGGTCAGCGGTGGCGCCGCGCGCGTGTGGCGTGCGCGTGGCGCGCCGCGGCGTGTCGGTATCCGGGGGGGTTTTTCGCCTCT contains the following coding sequences:
- the LOC102713279 gene encoding transcription factor MYB20-like — its product is MGRQPCCDKVGLKKGPWTAEEDQKLVGFLLTHGHCCWRVVPKLAGLLRCGKSCRLRWTNYLRPDLKRGLLSDDEERLVIELHKQLGNRWSKIAARLPGRTDNEIKNHWNTHIKKKLRKIGIDPVTHQVLEPPRPPPCEQDATPPPPEPPEQQGPPPPQEQQGGDIMREADGNEEEEEPSPLIELHEMTAPPPPPALAAAEGATSTCSVSPASVLSPSCSSSAVSGVDVTEWPEPMYLFGMDGIMDVGWDGLISDAGVDVDPFAHYYHDAGFDDQDVWII